One Acidobacteriota bacterium genomic window carries:
- a CDS encoding neutral/alkaline non-lysosomal ceramidase N-terminal domain-containing protein encodes MKTYLYQKTLVALIIIHFIFSLIFVANTEAAFAQTKAADAAVFKVGVGRRDITPREPVPMWGYGARHDMLSQGTLDPLYAVAIVIQAGAKKLAIVGLDLGRAPAEASLQNIRQRIKAEAGIEYSFIAGSHSHHTPVLELKDEPGKGKGKFDAAIRYYKQMEEGICAAIFEANSKLQPAKMATGAVKLEGFNRNRHTKIEPKPSDKDLSVMRFDDESGKPLAVVVNFTAHPTTIPALTLKFSADYVGQMKAAVDKQLGTTTVFMQGAAGDQSVNEGANKGYQAFGQALAGEVIKLASSLKTETVAKPSLEVKEDRFTFAPRVDLKNPFVRAAYEKAFFPELIPAFVDEYEQGVRPRLTVALLNGEIALVGASGEFFSNHAIRLKERARVKQLFFFGYANGYHQYFPTVEAIAEGGYGADQGVSPVAIGAGEQLMNTALIWIYQLLGKLK; translated from the coding sequence ATGAAAACCTATCTCTATCAAAAAACACTCGTTGCTTTGATCATCATTCATTTCATTTTTTCTCTCATCTTCGTTGCGAATACCGAAGCCGCTTTCGCGCAAACGAAGGCTGCGGATGCCGCGGTTTTCAAAGTCGGCGTCGGTCGTCGCGACATCACCCCGCGTGAGCCTGTGCCGATGTGGGGTTACGGGGCGCGTCACGATATGTTGTCGCAAGGCACACTCGACCCGCTCTATGCCGTGGCGATTGTTATTCAGGCAGGCGCTAAAAAATTAGCCATCGTCGGTCTCGATTTAGGTCGCGCGCCCGCCGAAGCCTCGCTGCAAAACATTCGCCAGCGTATCAAAGCCGAAGCCGGTATCGAATATTCATTCATCGCCGGTTCGCATTCGCATCACACGCCGGTGCTTGAACTCAAAGACGAGCCGGGCAAAGGCAAAGGCAAATTCGATGCGGCGATTCGTTACTACAAGCAGATGGAAGAGGGTATCTGCGCGGCGATTTTTGAAGCGAATAGCAAATTGCAACCGGCGAAGATGGCAACCGGCGCAGTGAAACTCGAAGGCTTTAATCGCAATCGTCACACCAAAATTGAGCCCAAGCCGAGCGACAAAGATTTAAGCGTGATGCGTTTTGATGACGAGAGCGGCAAGCCGCTTGCCGTGGTGGTTAATTTCACCGCGCATCCGACGACCATCCCGGCGCTCACTTTGAAATTTTCCGCCGATTATGTCGGACAGATGAAAGCTGCGGTTGATAAACAATTAGGTACAACGACGGTGTTTATGCAGGGGGCGGCGGGCGATCAATCGGTCAACGAAGGCGCGAATAAAGGCTATCAGGCATTTGGTCAGGCTCTGGCTGGCGAAGTGATTAAGCTTGCTTCGTCGCTTAAAACCGAGACGGTTGCCAAACCTTCACTCGAAGTCAAAGAAGACCGCTTTACGTTTGCGCCGCGCGTTGATTTAAAAAATCCTTTTGTGCGCGCGGCTTATGAAAAAGCTTTTTTCCCCGAACTGATTCCGGCATTCGTTGATGAATATGAACAAGGGGTGCGCCCGCGACTCACGGTGGCGCTGCTCAATGGCGAGATTGCCCTGGTTGGCGCGTCGGGCGAATTTTTTTCTAATCACGCGATTCGTTTGAAAGAACGCGCCCGGGTGAAACAACTTTTCTTTTTCGGTTATGCCAATGGCTATCATCAATATTTCCCCACCGTCGAAGCCATCGCCGAAGGCGGTTACGGCGCGGATCAGGGAGTGTCGCCGGTTGCCATTGGCGCAGGTGAACAGTTGATGAACACGGCGCTCATCTGGATTTATCAACTGCTTGGCAAACTGAAATAA
- a CDS encoding cytochrome c, which yields MKKIIFFIGMGLLMLAVYLPSSTSGNSGSDKTKITFTKDVAPIFQRRCEECHRAGGVAPMSLVTFEEARPWARSIKEKIVNREMPPFHATGAIGRYQHDPRLTDEEIATVTKWVDSGAAKGNAKDLPAARIWKDDWKLGQPDVVVKVQKPFTVKARQKDLYVFFVFDYVFPETTWLRSIETRPGNLKAVHHANTHVVPANFKVPEEGYIAGDFDPSARGTVMVSGWAPGVQPIMLAEGTAVMIPKGMKLGIQIHYAPTEKEQIDQTSVGLYLADGIVKKNLRVLFGDRKDLEVQPGDANYSLTDKKTFNTDALIRFFHVHMHLRGKSYVIRFTYPDGRVEDVLTVPRYDFNWQRVYLLTEPMRVAKGTQVEFIGTYDNSAKNKFNPNPAQVVRWGETTADEMMQGRIFYEAIDENLNLTVKKGHVVPAASPAPASKGQ from the coding sequence ATGAAAAAAATAATCTTCTTCATCGGCATGGGTCTATTGATGCTTGCGGTCTATTTGCCGTCGTCCACTTCGGGCAACAGCGGCAGCGATAAAACCAAAATCACTTTCACCAAAGATGTCGCGCCGATTTTCCAACGTCGCTGTGAAGAGTGTCACCGCGCCGGTGGCGTCGCGCCAATGTCGCTTGTGACCTTTGAAGAAGCGCGACCCTGGGCGCGTTCCATCAAAGAAAAAATCGTCAACCGCGAGATGCCGCCTTTTCATGCGACCGGCGCTATCGGACGTTATCAACATGACCCGCGCCTCACCGATGAGGAGATTGCCACGGTTACGAAATGGGTCGATAGCGGCGCTGCCAAAGGCAACGCCAAAGATCTGCCCGCCGCCCGCATTTGGAAAGACGATTGGAAACTCGGTCAACCTGATGTCGTCGTCAAAGTGCAAAAACCGTTTACCGTGAAAGCCAGGCAAAAAGATTTGTATGTGTTTTTCGTTTTCGATTATGTCTTTCCCGAAACCACCTGGTTGCGGTCGATTGAAACGCGACCGGGGAATTTGAAAGCCGTGCACCACGCCAACACTCACGTTGTGCCTGCAAATTTCAAGGTTCCTGAAGAAGGCTACATCGCAGGCGATTTCGACCCGTCGGCGCGCGGCACTGTGATGGTTTCGGGATGGGCACCCGGCGTGCAACCCATCATGCTTGCGGAAGGCACAGCGGTGATGATTCCCAAAGGCATGAAACTCGGCATCCAGATTCATTACGCGCCCACCGAAAAAGAACAGATTGACCAGACTTCGGTTGGACTCTATCTCGCCGATGGCATCGTGAAGAAAAATTTGCGCGTGCTGTTTGGTGATCGGAAAGATCTCGAAGTGCAACCCGGTGACGCCAACTATTCACTCACCGATAAAAAGACCTTTAATACCGATGCGTTGATTCGCTTCTTTCATGTACACATGCACCTGCGCGGCAAATCCTATGTGATACGCTTTACCTACCCGGACGGTCGCGTCGAAGATGTGCTCACCGTTCCACGTTATGATTTCAACTGGCAGCGGGTCTATTTGCTCACCGAGCCAATGCGCGTTGCGAAAGGCACACAGGTCGAATTCATCGGGACATATGATAACAGCGCCAAAAATAAATTTAATCCTAACCCCGCGCAAGTTGTGCGTTGGGGCGAAACCACTGCCGACGAGATGATGCAGGGGCGCATCTTCTATGAAGCGATTGATGAGAATTTGAACCTCACGGTGAAAAAAGGTCACGTCGTGCCTGCCGCATCACCAGCACCAGCGAGTAAAGGACAATAA
- a CDS encoding TlpA disulfide reductase family protein: MLAVTMLQIKDHAPLFSLPSIDDSTRRLTIATEKPTLLIFFETDCPTCHLTIPYLNRLVNDLPDAHIIGISQDDALRTRELIKQLAIAFPVALDGDLAVTRAYDPEAVPTLFLVNQEKRIVFTQMAFDKTDLNTIAAMMCEALNREPVIIAEKFDGNPDTKPGCTSRHLEQQGEGETAASLHLYSKRGARASLIELADDTDPYDYCLQNGIADALPVVPPTVERVERMLAATELPPDEIIGRIAPNYGEATVEKIAANAVMAGCAPEMMRVLIPLVRAVCDERFNIHGVQATTHSAAPLVIINGPIRKQLNFACAGNVFSNVARANSSVGRALQLLLTNLGGARPGEIDMSTLGNPGKFSYCIAENEEESAWEPLHVEMGFAPEQSAVTLFAAEPPRGVSEHNAREGKQILKAICHQLATSWTYRVCALFEAIVVLCPEHVKTLKREEWNKQQVREFLFNNTGIPLKEYTENNGEGTQLTRFYKETVIDGEPCYLKFAAPEQIKIIVAGGTAGKFSAVISSWATGARGSQMVTYPIADCEMRIVD, translated from the coding sequence ATGCTTGCCGTCACCATGCTTCAAATCAAAGACCACGCGCCGCTGTTTTCCCTGCCATCAATTGATGATTCAACCCGACGGTTGACAATCGCCACGGAAAAACCGACGCTGCTGATTTTTTTTGAAACCGATTGTCCGACCTGCCATTTGACGATTCCTTATTTGAATCGCCTTGTGAATGACTTGCCTGATGCTCATATCATCGGCATTTCGCAAGATGATGCGCTACGCACTCGCGAACTCATCAAGCAGCTTGCGATTGCTTTTCCGGTGGCGCTTGACGGCGATTTAGCGGTGACGCGCGCCTATGACCCTGAGGCTGTGCCCACACTGTTTCTGGTGAATCAGGAAAAGCGCATCGTCTTCACGCAAATGGCTTTCGATAAAACGGATTTGAATACGATTGCGGCGATGATGTGCGAAGCTTTAAATCGCGAGCCAGTCATCATTGCGGAAAAGTTTGATGGCAATCCCGACACCAAGCCCGGCTGCACGTCGCGCCATCTTGAACAACAAGGCGAAGGTGAGACCGCAGCAAGTTTGCATCTTTACAGCAAACGCGGGGCGCGGGCATCGCTGATTGAACTTGCCGACGACACAGACCCATATGATTATTGTCTGCAAAACGGCATAGCCGATGCGCTTCCGGTGGTGCCGCCAACCGTTGAACGAGTTGAACGAATGCTTGCGGCAACCGAACTTCCACCGGATGAAATCATCGGACGCATTGCGCCGAATTATGGAGAGGCGACGGTTGAAAAAATTGCCGCAAACGCGGTGATGGCGGGATGCGCGCCGGAAATGATGCGCGTGCTCATTCCCCTGGTTCGCGCCGTGTGTGACGAACGCTTCAACATTCACGGCGTTCAGGCAACCACGCATTCTGCTGCGCCGCTGGTGATTATCAATGGGCCAATTCGTAAGCAATTGAATTTCGCTTGCGCGGGTAATGTCTTCAGTAATGTTGCCCGCGCCAATAGTTCCGTAGGGCGGGCATTGCAACTGCTGCTTACCAACCTTGGCGGCGCGCGTCCCGGCGAAATCGATATGTCAACGCTTGGCAATCCCGGAAAGTTTTCGTATTGCATCGCCGAAAACGAAGAAGAGAGCGCCTGGGAACCGCTGCATGTTGAGATGGGATTTGCGCCTGAACAAAGCGCGGTGACGCTATTTGCCGCAGAACCGCCGCGCGGCGTCAGCGAACATAATGCCCGCGAAGGCAAACAGATTTTAAAAGCCATCTGTCATCAACTGGCAACCAGTTGGACCTATCGCGTCTGCGCGTTGTTTGAAGCCATTGTTGTGCTTTGCCCTGAACATGTAAAAACACTCAAACGCGAGGAATGGAACAAACAGCAGGTGCGCGAATTTTTATTCAATAACACAGGCATTCCGCTCAAGGAATATACTGAAAACAACGGCGAAGGCACGCAACTCACACGCTTTTACAAAGAGACGGTGATTGATGGCGAGCCGTGCTATTTGAAATTCGCAGCGCCCGAACAGATTAAAATCATTGTCGCAGGCGGCACGGCGGGAAAATTCTCTGCGGTCATCAGCAGTTGGGCAACCGGCGCACGCGGCAGTCAAATGGTCACCTATCCGATTGCGGATTGCGAAATGCGGATTGTGGATTGA
- a CDS encoding class II aldolase/adducin family protein, with protein sequence MQTAKAINVREKVSAEEWQARVDLAALYRLTALYKWDDLIFTHISMRVPGSDHHFLINPYGFLFEEITASSLVKIDLQGNTVMDSPYFINPAGFTIHSAVHEAREDAHCVFHTHTIHGVAVSAQKNGLLPISQHSLFPLSSISYHDYEGVALNAEEKPRLVADLGTNNCLILRNHGLLTVGRNAAEAFLAMYTLDAACRIQVMAQAGGELTHIAEPILRGIRAQSAEATKGMGGDLAWPALLRKLDRIDPSYRD encoded by the coding sequence ATGCAAACCGCAAAAGCAATCAATGTTCGTGAAAAAGTTTCCGCCGAAGAGTGGCAGGCGCGGGTTGACCTGGCTGCGCTCTACCGTTTGACCGCGCTGTATAAATGGGATGATCTGATTTTTACACACATTTCCATGCGCGTTCCCGGAAGCGACCACCATTTCCTGATCAATCCTTATGGATTTTTATTTGAAGAGATCACCGCCTCGAGTTTGGTGAAAATCGACCTTCAGGGAAATACTGTGATGGATTCGCCTTATTTCATTAACCCTGCCGGGTTCACCATTCACAGCGCCGTGCATGAAGCGCGCGAAGATGCGCACTGTGTTTTTCACACCCACACGATTCATGGCGTTGCCGTATCAGCGCAGAAAAACGGACTGCTGCCGATTTCGCAACACTCGCTGTTTCCGCTTTCATCCATCAGCTATCACGACTATGAAGGCGTGGCTTTGAATGCCGAAGAGAAACCGCGCTTGGTGGCAGACCTCGGCACCAACAATTGTTTGATTTTGCGCAATCACGGGTTACTCACGGTTGGCAGAAATGCTGCGGAAGCCTTCCTGGCGATGTATACCCTTGATGCCGCGTGTCGCATACAGGTGATGGCGCAAGCGGGCGGCGAACTCACCCACATTGCCGAACCGATTTTGCGCGGCATTCGCGCGCAATCCGCCGAAGCCACCAAAGGCATGGGCGGCGATTTGGCTTGGCCCGCCTTGCTTCGCAAACTCGATAGAATCGATCCGTCGTATCGCGATTAA
- a CDS encoding TonB-dependent receptor: MIKKVLNILCVSVLLSLQTLTVFGQADVSTATLKGAVTDQNGAVIAGATITIKSVERGTTRTAQTNESGEYQIQSLQPGEYQLRIEAQGFETTLVNKLVLSIGQTAVYDAQMRIGAVSNIVEINTEAPVVEVERTQQANTIENRQIENLPNIGRGFTNYVFTLPGVSSSDAPRVQGGARFNFGTSGFSIGGSSGRNNLITVDGGENEYGSGQLRYAISPEAVQEFQVNRNSFAAEFGFTSGTAVNVVTKGGSNEFHGSAYIFYRSNKTSAREFFDISSKKAFQQQVYPGFTFGGPMIKNKLFFFTNYERQKLDLPRFRNFLANPLLNATAAQSTLISRMQSSGNANLARIGGNLANSLRTTAANYPATVNLLSANNGAFNAAYRLNSWNTRVDYQATQNDIITGRFSLSRNFNDQLTTDAFESTSYSTDLTARDYTALFTWTHNFGSSVVNIARVQFSPKNSAVTTPHTPNTSSLLIVGVGNFNRPFTTPFNTFQDRYQFEDTVSWIKGAHTMKFGASFRPVNYKVDNQLWFAGEWNFSSGIYPLVLAVPPADQTAFVVGICQLNGIPLASCNATTAGASIPGTALTSLQSFNANLPFLYRQGFGNSVWEDRANYFGAFAQDSWKVAQRFTLDYGFRVDYEGEPAPAQGNTYFSPRLGFSWDVLGDRSTVIRGGAGVFYAQIPYQVIYVTNLLDDTGRYINQVFRTPAFPAAQTPAAIWAAGRAAGKLPFGSLSASDLQALGISTAPKGIGRVIFDLDPNYKNTYSIQANFAIQRKLTSSMALELAYQVYHGVHLQVPHARNYVEALPGDPRLVGRNPAFGPLYVIDPARGGDPTITQKTVYASIGNSIYHGMTASLTKRFSDHFSFQSSYTFSKAIDDVTDYNSAFYGPFPSRLDLERGLSSYDVRHNFVFSGVFVTPYKRGGDSVMGHLFADVAFSPVVSLRSGIPFTLYTGVDINGDTRVTNDRLFYVPRNSGIGPNFARVDARLSKSFYFAQDNPTRIEFTVEGINLFNHTNFAAVNDILGNNPASPDYNRGTFNLKGDKTRGPGQPLSFNAAFDPRRIQFGLKFAF, from the coding sequence ATGATTAAAAAAGTTCTCAATATTCTGTGCGTGTCGGTTTTGCTCAGCCTGCAAACCCTAACGGTCTTTGGTCAGGCTGATGTCAGCACCGCGACGTTGAAAGGTGCGGTGACAGACCAAAATGGCGCTGTCATTGCCGGTGCAACGATAACCATCAAAAGCGTTGAGCGCGGTACAACGCGAACGGCGCAAACCAATGAAAGCGGTGAATATCAAATTCAATCGCTACAACCGGGCGAATATCAATTGCGCATTGAAGCTCAGGGGTTTGAAACCACTCTGGTAAACAAACTCGTTCTGAGCATCGGGCAGACAGCGGTTTACGATGCCCAAATGCGCATCGGCGCGGTCAGTAACATTGTCGAAATCAATACCGAAGCGCCGGTCGTTGAAGTCGAGCGCACCCAACAGGCGAATACCATTGAAAACCGCCAGATTGAAAATCTGCCGAACATCGGACGCGGCTTTACCAACTATGTGTTCACTTTGCCGGGGGTTTCGAGTTCCGATGCGCCGCGCGTGCAAGGTGGCGCGCGATTTAACTTCGGCACTTCGGGTTTTTCGATTGGCGGCAGCAGCGGACGCAACAACCTGATTACCGTTGATGGCGGTGAAAACGAATATGGCTCAGGGCAATTGCGTTATGCCATCAGCCCCGAAGCGGTTCAGGAATTTCAGGTCAACCGCAATTCGTTTGCGGCGGAATTCGGCTTCACCTCGGGAACCGCAGTCAACGTCGTGACCAAAGGCGGCAGCAACGAATTTCACGGCAGCGCCTATATTTTTTATCGCTCGAATAAAACTTCGGCGCGCGAATTTTTTGACATCAGTTCTAAAAAAGCTTTTCAACAACAGGTCTATCCAGGGTTTACCTTCGGCGGTCCGATGATCAAAAACAAGCTGTTCTTTTTTACCAACTACGAACGGCAGAAATTGGATTTGCCGCGTTTTCGCAACTTTCTTGCCAACCCTTTGCTGAATGCGACAGCAGCGCAATCAACGCTGATTTCAAGGATGCAGAGTTCGGGAAATGCCAACTTGGCGCGCATCGGCGGCAATCTCGCAAATTCATTGCGAACTACTGCGGCAAACTATCCGGCGACCGTCAATCTGCTCTCTGCCAATAACGGCGCGTTTAACGCGGCATACCGCTTGAATTCGTGGAATACGCGGGTGGATTACCAGGCGACCCAAAACGACATCATCACCGGGCGGTTTTCATTATCGCGTAATTTCAATGACCAGTTGACCACCGATGCGTTTGAATCCACTTCCTATTCCACCGATTTGACGGCGCGCGATTACACGGCGCTGTTTACCTGGACGCACAATTTCGGCTCAAGCGTGGTCAACATTGCGCGGGTACAATTTTCGCCGAAAAATTCAGCCGTCACCACTCCACATACGCCGAATACTTCATCTTTGTTGATTGTCGGGGTAGGCAATTTTAATCGCCCGTTCACCACGCCGTTTAACACTTTCCAGGATCGCTATCAATTTGAAGATACGGTTTCGTGGATTAAGGGCGCGCACACCATGAAGTTTGGCGCGTCATTCCGTCCGGTCAATTACAAAGTCGATAATCAATTGTGGTTTGCCGGTGAATGGAATTTCTCATCGGGGATTTATCCGCTGGTCTTAGCCGTACCGCCAGCCGACCAGACGGCTTTCGTTGTCGGCATTTGTCAATTGAATGGTATCCCGCTTGCCAGTTGCAATGCGACAACCGCAGGCGCTTCGATACCCGGAACCGCGCTCACCAGTTTGCAATCCTTCAATGCCAATTTGCCCTTCCTTTACCGACAGGGTTTTGGTAATTCGGTCTGGGAAGACCGCGCCAATTACTTTGGCGCGTTTGCCCAGGATTCGTGGAAAGTCGCGCAACGCTTCACGCTTGATTACGGCTTCCGCGTTGATTACGAAGGCGAGCCAGCGCCTGCCCAGGGCAACACCTATTTTTCACCGCGTCTTGGTTTCTCCTGGGATGTGCTGGGCGACCGCAGTACAGTGATTCGCGGCGGCGCGGGAGTTTTCTATGCGCAGATTCCTTATCAGGTCATCTATGTGACCAACTTGCTTGATGATACGGGGCGCTACATCAATCAGGTTTTCCGCACCCCGGCATTTCCCGCTGCGCAAACTCCTGCGGCAATCTGGGCTGCCGGTCGCGCCGCCGGCAAACTGCCCTTTGGCTCACTGTCGGCGAGCGATTTGCAGGCGCTCGGCATCAGCACTGCGCCGAAAGGTATCGGTCGCGTCATTTTTGATTTAGACCCGAATTACAAAAACACCTATTCGATTCAGGCGAACTTCGCCATTCAACGAAAGCTGACCTCGTCAATGGCGCTTGAACTTGCTTATCAGGTGTATCACGGCGTCCACTTGCAGGTGCCGCACGCGAGAAACTATGTCGAAGCGTTGCCGGGCGACCCACGGCTTGTCGGGCGCAATCCGGCATTCGGACCGCTTTATGTAATTGACCCGGCAAGAGGCGGCGACCCGACCATCACGCAAAAAACCGTTTATGCCTCAATCGGCAATTCGATTTATCACGGCATGACGGCGTCACTGACGAAACGTTTCAGCGACCATTTCTCATTCCAGAGCAGTTACACCTTTTCAAAAGCGATTGATGATGTGACCGATTATAACTCAGCATTCTATGGTCCCTTCCCCTCACGCCTTGATTTAGAGCGCGGGCTTTCATCGTATGACGTGCGCCACAATTTCGTTTTCAGCGGCGTGTTTGTTACGCCGTATAAACGCGGCGGCGATTCGGTTATGGGACATCTGTTTGCCGATGTCGCGTTCAGCCCTGTCGTTTCTCTGCGTTCGGGCATACCGTTTACGCTTTACACCGGCGTTGACATTAACGGCGATACCCGCGTCACCAACGACCGCTTATTCTATGTGCCGAGAAACTCCGGCATCGGACCCAATTTCGCTCGCGTCGATGCGCGCCTCAGCAAGAGTTTCTATTTTGCGCAGGACAACCCGACGCGAATTGAATTCACTGTCGAAGGCATCAACCTGTTCAACCATACGAACTTTGCTGCCGTCAATGACATTCTCGGTAACAATCCGGCGTCGCCCGATTACAATCGCGGAACCTTCAACCTTAAAGGCGATAAGACGCGCGGACCCGGTCAACCGCTCAGTTTCAATGCCGCGTTTGATCCGCGCCGCATTCAATTTGGCTTGAAGTTCGCGTTCTAA